A portion of the Cryptomeria japonica chromosome 5, Sugi_1.0, whole genome shotgun sequence genome contains these proteins:
- the LOC131875967 gene encoding SKP1-like protein 11, with protein MAANAVTLRLFRDEDVYEDFEVENMVAMESVVLKNFIDTYTDTGMEPLRFPILYGNIKSRKVLEMVLDHCKFHAHAKSNTISEEDVKIWDTQFVERALSADKNQATFCHILLAANFLEIRDLFDLLCKASADFLEHKSVEEMRQMLKIENDFSEEEEEAIMRQTERAYA; from the coding sequence ATGGCGGCAAATGCAGTGACATTGAGGCTGTTCAGAGATGAGGACGTGTATGAAGATTTCGAAGTGGAGAATATGGTTGCAATGGAATCAGTGGTCCTAAAGAATTTTATAGACACATACACAGACACAGGAATGGAGCCTCTGAGATTTCCTATTCTTTATGGTAATATCAAAAGCAGAAAAGTGCTGGAGATGGTATTAGACCACTGTAAATTCCATGCTCATGCAAAATCCAACACTATATCAGAAGAGGATGTGAAGATATGGGATACACAATTCGTTGAAAGAGCTCTTTCTGCAGATAAAAATCAGGCGACATTCTGCCACATTCTTTTGGCTGCGAATTTTCTTGAAATTAGAGATCTATTTGATTTGTTATGTAAGGCATCTGCAGATTTTCTGGAACACAAAAGTGTTGAAGAAATGCGCCAAATGCTTAAGATAGAGAACGATTTtagtgaggaagaagaggaggcaaTCATGCGACAGACAGAACGGGCATACGCATAA